From Blattabacterium cuenoti, the proteins below share one genomic window:
- the ligA gene encoding NAD-dependent DNA ligase LigA: MKKEDIEKKIEKLRKELSEYNFQYYTSKKTNISDYDFDQKLKILSSLEKEHPELYDLSSPTMRIGYGKLSPSYSIILHKYKMYSLQNTYSKKELTVWKKKINKSISSSFVCELKYDGISINLIYKKGILTYALTRGNGNKGEDVTKQVKTIQSIPLRIREETFPPYIEIRGEIFIPIKNFLEINERRIKYGKKPFSNPRNTASGTLKCKDIKEVYRRSLSCIVYSAIGKNIPFNTHYQSLIDLRKWGFPVPKPETISLCKKKEDIFHFIDYWNIYKNKLTYHIDGIVVKVNEYYHQSILGYTNKYPRWAIAYKFRQEKLSETKLLHVSFHTGRTGIITPIAHVVPIWITGTIVKKITLYNNRFIKKIGIHDGDYLFLEKRGGIIPKITRVNESKRPLFRSTTPITFIKTCPSCGSPLRKNKELFYCQNVNLCPSQHIEKIRHFVSEKAMNIKGIGNKIIKKLYEKGFLYSIPDLYSLKKETLLQIDGLKEKLADSLIKNIEKSKKNPYHIVLYSIGIPHVGKVVSKELTKRFLNLDSLIEAAHYNQLKSILNIGKKITESIRTYFSIQENKNMIKKLMKHGLFIFNNLSLSRKKIYPPIEGKSFLFTGKLSTISRKKAIKMVEFLGGKVSDTINNHIHFLVVGKNPGSKLERCRIKYPIKILTENVFIDLIKKGKKSTS, translated from the coding sequence ATGAAAAAAGAAGATATAGAAAAAAAAATAGAGAAACTAAGAAAAGAACTATCTGAGTATAATTTTCAATATTATACATCAAAAAAGACGAATATATCAGACTATGATTTTGATCAAAAATTAAAAATTTTATCTTCTTTAGAAAAAGAACATCCTGAATTATATGATCTTTCCTCTCCTACAATGAGAATAGGATATGGAAAACTATCCCCTTCTTATTCTATCATACTTCATAAATATAAAATGTATTCTCTTCAAAATACTTATTCAAAAAAAGAATTAACTGTTTGGAAAAAAAAAATAAACAAATCAATCAGTTCCTCTTTTGTATGTGAATTAAAATATGATGGAATTTCCATTAATTTGATTTATAAAAAAGGAATATTAACTTATGCTTTAACTCGTGGAAATGGAAATAAAGGAGAAGATGTTACAAAACAAGTAAAGACTATCCAGTCTATTCCTCTTAGAATAAGAGAAGAAACCTTCCCTCCATACATCGAAATACGTGGAGAAATTTTCATTCCTATAAAAAATTTTTTAGAGATTAATGAAAGGCGTATTAAATATGGAAAAAAACCTTTTTCTAATCCAAGAAATACAGCAAGTGGGACTTTAAAATGTAAGGATATTAAAGAAGTATATAGGAGATCTTTATCCTGTATAGTCTATTCAGCTATAGGAAAAAATATACCTTTTAATACACATTATCAATCCCTAATTGACCTCCGTAAATGGGGTTTTCCAGTTCCAAAACCAGAAACTATTAGCCTTTGTAAGAAAAAAGAGGACATATTTCATTTTATTGATTACTGGAATATATATAAAAACAAGCTTACATATCATATAGATGGAATAGTTGTTAAAGTCAATGAATATTATCATCAATCTATTTTAGGATATACAAATAAATATCCACGTTGGGCTATTGCTTATAAATTTAGACAAGAAAAATTATCAGAAACTAAATTATTACATGTTTCTTTTCATACAGGACGTACAGGTATCATTACTCCTATAGCTCATGTCGTTCCTATATGGATAACTGGAACAATAGTGAAAAAAATAACACTTTACAATAACCGTTTTATTAAAAAAATTGGAATACATGATGGAGATTATCTTTTTTTAGAAAAAAGAGGAGGAATTATTCCAAAAATAACTCGAGTAAATGAATCTAAAAGACCATTATTTAGATCTACTACTCCTATAACTTTCATAAAAACATGTCCTTCCTGTGGTAGCCCCTTAAGAAAAAATAAGGAATTATTTTATTGTCAAAATGTAAATTTATGTCCATCTCAACACATAGAAAAAATACGACACTTTGTAAGTGAAAAAGCTATGAATATAAAAGGAATTGGAAATAAAATAATCAAAAAATTATATGAAAAAGGTTTTTTATATAGTATTCCTGATTTATATTCTTTAAAAAAAGAAACACTTCTTCAAATAGATGGATTAAAAGAAAAATTAGCAGATTCTTTAATAAAGAATATAGAAAAATCAAAAAAGAATCCTTATCACATAGTCCTATATTCCATAGGTATACCTCATGTAGGAAAGGTCGTTTCTAAAGAATTAACAAAAAGATTTTTAAACTTAGATTCTTTGATAGAAGCAGCTCATTATAATCAGTTAAAATCCATTCTAAATATAGGGAAAAAAATAACTGAAAGTATAAGGACCTATTTTTCCATTCAAGAAAATAAAAATATGATAAAAAAACTTATGAAACATGGTTTATTTATTTTCAATAATTTATCTTTGTCTAGAAAAAAAATATATCCTCCTATTGAAGGAAAATCTTTTTTATTTACAGGAAAATTGTCTACTATAAGTCGTAAAAAAGCTATAAAAATGGTAGAGTTTTTAGGTGGAAAAGTAAGTGATACTATAAATAATCATATTCATTTTCTTGTTGTAGGAAAAAATCCTGGTTCTAAACTAGAAAGATGTAGGATAAAATATCCTATAAAAATTTTAACTGAAAATGTTTTCATAGACTTGATAAAAAAAGGAAAAAAAAGTACCTCTTAG
- the lon gene encoding endopeptidase La yields the protein MLLKNIFTESGFESEAEFIPLMSQDEEDQLLKDDVPEQLCILTVRNMVLYSGIVFPIIAGKSGSIQLLKDAYGLDKTVGVLTQRNSVIENISEKDLYSIGTVAKILKLLKMPDGNTTVILQGKRRFKVNRFIQNNPYFKAEILALEEKKPSSKDKEYLALVESIKEISIKIIQDNPNIPSEASIAIRNIESPSFLINFVASNMNLATRDKQKLLEYDDLKKRAMETLRFLNLEHQQIKLKNDIQSRVRSDMDQQQREYFLHQQIKAIQEELGDISYEKEIDEMRTKASRKKWTKEAKKQFDRELIKMQRINPQMPEYTVQRNYLELMIDLPWNKYSKDNFDLEFAQKILDRDHYGLEHVKERIIEYLAVLKLRGDMRSPILCFYGPPGVGKTSLGRSIATALKRKYIRISLGGLHDESEIRGHRRTYIGAMPGRLLQSIRKAGTSNPVFVIDEIDKIGLGTNGDPSSAMLEVLDPEQNTSFYDNFLEMGYNLSKVLFIATANSISSIHPALLDRMELIEMNGYTIEEKIKIVKKHIFPKQLKENGLKKKDLILGNEQIEKVIESYTRESGLRTIEKHMAKLARYAAKHIAMDQKYLKRLSVEKIEKILGIPNDPDRYEENKVPGVVTGLAWTHFGGDILYIESSLSKGKGHLSITGNLGEVMKESATIALQYIKAHYKEFNIDPKMFEERNVHVHVPEGAVPKDGPSAGITMLTSLVSSYTKRKLRPYLAMTGEITLRGKVLPVGGIKEKILAAKRANIKEIILSQDNKKDVEEIKQDNLKGLTFDYVRDMNDVIHLALL from the coding sequence ATGTTGCTAAAAAATATATTTACCGAATCTGGATTTGAATCTGAAGCAGAATTTATTCCTTTAATGAGTCAAGATGAAGAAGATCAACTTCTTAAAGATGATGTTCCAGAACAATTATGTATATTGACCGTAAGAAATATGGTTTTGTATTCTGGTATTGTTTTTCCTATTATAGCAGGAAAAAGTGGATCTATTCAATTATTAAAAGATGCTTATGGTTTAGATAAAACAGTTGGAGTTTTAACACAAAGAAATTCTGTAATAGAAAATATTAGCGAGAAAGATTTATACTCTATAGGAACGGTTGCTAAAATATTGAAATTATTGAAAATGCCAGATGGAAATACAACTGTTATTTTACAAGGTAAGAGAAGATTCAAAGTGAATCGTTTTATACAAAACAATCCATATTTTAAAGCAGAGATTCTAGCTCTAGAAGAAAAGAAACCTTCCAGTAAAGACAAGGAATATCTTGCGTTGGTAGAATCTATCAAAGAAATTTCTATAAAAATTATACAGGATAATCCAAATATTCCATCAGAAGCAAGTATAGCTATTCGTAATATAGAAAGTCCCTCTTTTTTAATAAACTTTGTAGCTTCTAATATGAATTTGGCAACAAGGGATAAACAAAAATTATTGGAATATGATGATTTAAAAAAAAGAGCCATGGAAACTTTGCGTTTTTTAAACTTAGAACATCAACAAATTAAGTTAAAAAATGATATTCAGTCCAGGGTTCGTAGTGATATGGATCAACAGCAGAGAGAATATTTTCTTCATCAACAAATTAAAGCCATTCAAGAGGAATTAGGGGATATTTCTTATGAAAAAGAAATTGATGAAATGCGGACTAAAGCTTCTAGAAAAAAATGGACTAAGGAAGCAAAAAAACAATTTGATAGAGAACTAATAAAAATGCAAAGAATAAATCCTCAAATGCCAGAATATACAGTTCAAAGAAATTATTTAGAGTTGATGATTGATCTTCCTTGGAATAAGTATTCAAAAGATAATTTTGATTTAGAATTTGCTCAAAAAATATTAGATAGAGATCATTACGGCCTTGAACATGTAAAAGAAAGAATAATAGAATATTTAGCTGTTTTAAAATTAAGAGGGGATATGCGTTCTCCTATTTTATGCTTTTATGGTCCTCCTGGAGTAGGTAAAACTTCTTTAGGAAGATCTATAGCTACGGCACTTAAAAGAAAATACATACGTATTTCTTTGGGAGGATTACACGACGAATCGGAAATACGAGGTCATCGAAGAACTTATATAGGGGCTATGCCGGGTCGACTTCTACAGTCTATACGAAAAGCAGGAACCTCTAATCCAGTTTTTGTTATTGATGAAATAGATAAAATAGGTTTAGGAACAAATGGGGATCCTTCTTCTGCTATGTTAGAAGTATTAGACCCTGAACAAAATACTTCATTTTACGATAATTTTTTAGAAATGGGTTATAACTTATCCAAAGTTTTATTTATTGCTACAGCAAATTCTATTTCTAGTATACATCCAGCTTTGCTGGATAGAATGGAATTAATAGAAATGAATGGATATACAATTGAGGAAAAAATAAAAATAGTAAAAAAACATATTTTTCCTAAACAGTTAAAAGAAAATGGATTGAAGAAAAAAGATCTCATATTAGGAAACGAACAAATAGAAAAAGTTATTGAAAGTTATACAAGAGAATCTGGATTAAGAACTATAGAAAAACATATGGCAAAATTAGCACGTTATGCTGCTAAACATATTGCTATGGATCAAAAATATTTAAAGCGTTTAAGTGTCGAAAAAATAGAGAAAATTCTTGGAATACCAAATGATCCTGATCGTTATGAAGAAAATAAAGTTCCAGGAGTCGTTACTGGTTTAGCTTGGACTCATTTTGGAGGAGATATTTTATATATTGAGTCAAGTTTATCTAAAGGAAAAGGACATTTAAGCATTACTGGAAATTTAGGAGAGGTAATGAAAGAGTCTGCCACTATTGCTTTACAATATATTAAAGCTCATTATAAAGAATTTAACATAGATCCTAAAATGTTCGAAGAAAGAAATGTGCATGTTCACGTTCCTGAAGGAGCTGTACCTAAAGATGGACCTTCCGCTGGTATTACTATGTTAACCTCTTTAGTTTCAAGTTATACAAAAAGAAAGTTAAGACCTTATTTAGCTATGACAGGAGAAATAACTTTAAGAGGGAAAGTCTTACCTGTAGGAGGTATTAAAGAAAAAATTTTAGCTGCTAAACGAGCTAATATAAAGGAAATTATCCTTTCACAGGATAATAAAAAAGACGTAGAAGAAATTAAACAAGATAACTTAAAAGGATTAACATTTGATTATGTTAGAGATATGAACGATGTTATCCATTTAGCTCTATTATAA
- the lysA gene encoding diaminopimelate decarboxylase translates to MMSNEFKNSLISRENLIKIGNKYGTPLYIYDSLTIKNQYLKLQKAFSEIKHLKIYYACKANTNLNILKFLQKLGSGLDTVSIQEVELGLMAGFHPREIIFTPNCVSIHEINKAVDLGVRINIDNLSILEQFGNDKPYYPVGIRINPHIMAGNNYKISVGHVDSKFGISYYQIPHLKRILKNTGLKIDGFHMHTGSDISDIETFIKGAKVIFKIAIDFPNIDYIDFGSGFKVPYTKNDKKTDLNSLSFSLIKQFEDFCKIYGKKVTLILEPGKFLVSESGYFLVHVNVIKHTTSNVFAGVDSGFNHLIRPMYYEAYHSIENLSNPNGCRRFYTVVGYICESDTFGFNRKIAEIREGDILCIKNAGAYCFSMSSNYNSRYRPSEVMIFKEKDFLIRKRETMKDLLRNVIEIPI, encoded by the coding sequence ATGATGAGTAACGAATTCAAAAATTCTTTAATTTCTAGAGAAAATTTAATAAAAATAGGGAATAAATACGGAACTCCACTTTACATATATGATTCACTAACAATTAAAAATCAATATTTAAAACTTCAAAAGGCTTTTAGTGAAATTAAACATTTAAAAATTTATTATGCATGTAAAGCCAATACTAATTTAAATATTTTAAAATTTTTACAAAAATTAGGAAGTGGATTAGACACCGTTTCTATTCAAGAAGTAGAACTTGGATTAATGGCTGGTTTTCATCCAAGAGAAATCATATTTACTCCTAATTGTGTTTCTATTCATGAAATAAATAAAGCCGTTGATTTAGGTGTTAGAATTAACATAGATAATTTATCTATTTTAGAACAATTTGGAAATGATAAACCATATTATCCTGTAGGAATAAGAATTAATCCTCATATTATGGCCGGAAATAATTATAAAATTTCCGTAGGACATGTAGATTCTAAATTCGGAATATCATATTATCAAATTCCTCATTTGAAAAGAATATTAAAAAATACAGGACTTAAAATTGATGGATTTCACATGCATACAGGATCTGATATATCAGATATAGAAACTTTTATAAAAGGAGCTAAAGTCATATTTAAAATAGCTATAGATTTTCCAAATATTGATTATATAGATTTTGGAAGTGGATTTAAAGTTCCGTATACAAAAAATGATAAAAAAACGGATCTTAATTCTTTAAGTTTTTCTCTTATAAAACAATTTGAAGATTTTTGTAAGATTTACGGAAAAAAAGTCACTCTTATTCTAGAACCAGGTAAATTTTTAGTTAGTGAATCTGGATATTTTTTAGTTCATGTTAATGTGATTAAACATACCACTTCTAATGTATTTGCAGGAGTTGATTCCGGTTTTAATCACTTGATTCGTCCTATGTATTATGAGGCTTATCATTCTATTGAAAATCTATCAAATCCAAATGGATGCCGTCGTTTTTACACAGTAGTAGGCTATATTTGTGAATCTGATACATTTGGATTCAATAGAAAAATAGCTGAGATTCGTGAGGGAGATATTTTGTGTATTAAAAATGCGGGAGCATACTGTTTTTCTATGTCATCCAATTATAATTCTCGTTATAGACCTTCTGAAGTTATGATTTTTAAAGAAAAAGATTTTCTTATAAGAAAAAGAGAAACTATGAAGGATCTTCTTAGAAACGTAATAGAAATTCCTATATAA
- the metG gene encoding methionine--tRNA ligase: protein MTHHDKYTITAAFPYANGPIHIGHLSGVYLPADIFVRYLRRNNRDVIFICGSDEYGIPITLKAREENTTPEKIVNKYHFMIHESLFKIGIHFDNYSRTSTKIHKKISISFFKKLCKEKKIFEKETEQYYDNQVKQFLADRYISGRCPHCKRDGAYGDQCENCGISLSPEDLINPMSTISRSNPILKKTKHWYFPLNEYQKFLEKWILKDHKTDWKINVYGQAKSWLNKGLQARSITRDLNWGIPIEEEGKVLYVWFEATIGYISSTIEWAKINKKDWKPYWKDKKTKLIQFIGKDNIVFHCIIFPSILKAYNCKYILPDKIVANEFLNLENKKISTSKKWGVWVHDYLKDFPNQQDSLRYMLIANMPEKKDSNFKWKDFQKKNNTELVAILGNFVNRSITLIQKYNNGIIPFPGFFSVKDQDILKKIKKYPEDIGNLIESFRFREAMICLMDLARLGNKYLTQEEPWKENFSQKEKRRETILYVSFQIVGILAQLSEPFLPYTAKKLLKMLRLKTFFWKDIKEMEEILSPGHFLGKKNLLFKIITNKSVDQQIKRLETIKKKNE, encoded by the coding sequence ATGACACATCATGATAAATATACAATAACTGCGGCTTTTCCATATGCAAATGGACCTATCCATATAGGACATTTATCTGGTGTTTATTTACCTGCCGATATTTTTGTTCGTTATCTTAGAAGGAATAATAGAGATGTTATATTTATTTGTGGATCGGATGAATATGGTATTCCGATCACTTTAAAAGCTAGAGAAGAAAACACAACTCCTGAAAAAATCGTAAATAAATATCATTTCATGATACATGAAAGTCTTTTTAAAATTGGAATACATTTTGACAATTATTCTAGAACATCTACAAAAATTCATAAAAAAATTTCTATTTCTTTTTTTAAAAAGCTTTGTAAAGAAAAAAAAATTTTTGAAAAGGAAACTGAACAATATTATGATAACCAAGTCAAACAATTTTTAGCAGATAGATATATATCTGGTAGATGTCCTCATTGTAAGAGAGATGGAGCCTATGGAGATCAATGCGAAAATTGTGGTATTTCATTAAGTCCTGAAGATTTAATCAATCCTATGTCAACTATAAGTAGAAGCAATCCAATTCTAAAAAAAACTAAGCATTGGTATTTTCCATTAAATGAATATCAAAAATTTTTAGAAAAATGGATTTTAAAGGATCATAAAACAGATTGGAAAATAAATGTATATGGACAAGCAAAATCTTGGTTAAATAAAGGATTACAAGCTCGTTCTATCACAAGAGATTTAAATTGGGGAATTCCTATAGAAGAAGAAGGTAAAGTATTGTATGTATGGTTTGAAGCCACTATAGGTTATATTTCTTCTACCATAGAATGGGCAAAAATTAATAAGAAAGATTGGAAACCATATTGGAAAGACAAGAAAACAAAACTGATTCAGTTTATAGGAAAAGATAATATTGTATTTCATTGCATTATTTTTCCTTCTATACTAAAGGCATATAATTGTAAATATATCTTACCGGATAAAATTGTTGCTAATGAATTTCTAAATTTAGAAAATAAAAAAATTTCTACTTCTAAAAAGTGGGGAGTTTGGGTTCATGATTATTTAAAGGATTTTCCAAATCAACAGGATAGTCTTCGTTATATGCTTATAGCTAATATGCCAGAGAAAAAAGATAGTAATTTTAAGTGGAAAGATTTTCAAAAAAAAAATAATACGGAATTGGTAGCCATACTGGGAAATTTTGTTAATCGTAGTATTACTTTAATACAAAAATATAATAATGGTATAATTCCTTTTCCTGGATTTTTTTCTGTGAAAGATCAAGATATTTTGAAAAAAATAAAAAAATATCCTGAAGATATAGGTAATTTGATCGAATCTTTTCGATTTCGTGAAGCTATGATTTGTTTGATGGATTTAGCTAGACTTGGTAATAAATATTTAACTCAAGAAGAACCTTGGAAAGAAAATTTTTCTCAAAAAGAAAAAAGAAGAGAGACTATTCTTTATGTATCATTTCAAATAGTAGGAATATTGGCTCAATTATCAGAGCCTTTTCTTCCATATACAGCAAAAAAATTGCTAAAAATGCTTCGTTTAAAAACTTTTTTTTGGAAGGATATAAAAGAAATGGAAGAAATTTTGTCTCCAGGACATTTTTTGGGTAAAAAAAATTTATTATTTAAAATAATAACCAATAAAAGTGTTGATCAACAAATAAAAAGATTAGAAACCATTAAAAAAAAGAATGAATAA
- a CDS encoding 5'-3' exonuclease — translation MNNKKLYLIDIFTILYQGYYAYIKKPLYTSTGINTSPIIHFTYFIINLLHEEKPAYMAAFFDNNKKSFRKKEYPQYKAHRKKIPKDISISIPYIKKILKSFRIFFMDSKNGYEADDMIGTIAKEAEKKGYVIYIISIDKDFNQIVSKNIYVYRPPFKKNSKEIFGIEEVKKKFCIQHPRQIIDLLSMMGDPSDHIPGLPGIGKKNAIKFIKKYGSLDNFFQSTHDLHGKMKQNIENNKQLGFLSRKLATIVTNIPFLFFQEKKYLIKKPNLNSIEKIFSELEFKKPLKIFFKYLNNKEK, via the coding sequence ATGAATAATAAAAAATTATATTTAATAGATATATTTACTATCCTATATCAAGGATATTACGCATATATCAAAAAACCCCTATATACTTCAACGGGAATTAATACTTCTCCTATTATTCATTTTACTTATTTTATAATAAATCTTTTACATGAAGAAAAACCAGCCTATATGGCTGCTTTTTTTGATAATAATAAAAAAAGTTTTCGGAAAAAAGAATATCCTCAATATAAAGCTCATAGAAAAAAAATACCAAAAGATATTTCCATTTCTATACCTTACATAAAAAAAATTTTAAAATCTTTTAGAATTTTTTTTATGGATTCTAAAAATGGATATGAAGCAGATGATATGATTGGAACTATAGCAAAAGAAGCGGAAAAAAAAGGATATGTTATATATATTATTTCCATAGATAAAGATTTTAACCAAATCGTATCAAAAAATATTTATGTTTATAGACCTCCTTTTAAAAAAAATTCAAAAGAAATATTTGGAATTGAAGAAGTTAAAAAAAAATTTTGCATTCAACATCCCAGACAAATAATAGATTTACTCAGTATGATGGGTGATCCATCTGATCATATCCCAGGATTACCTGGAATCGGAAAAAAAAATGCCATAAAATTCATTAAAAAGTATGGAAGTCTTGATAATTTTTTTCAATCAACTCATGATCTTCATGGTAAAATGAAACAAAATATTGAAAATAATAAACAACTAGGTTTTCTATCTAGAAAGTTAGCCACTATTGTTACTAATATCCCTTTTCTATTTTTCCAAGAGAAAAAATATTTAATAAAAAAACCTAATTTGAATTCTATAGAAAAAATATTTTCGGAACTTGAATTTAAAAAACCATTAAAAATATTTTTTAAATATTTAAACAATAAAGAGAAGTAA
- the nadD gene encoding nicotinate (nicotinamide) nucleotide adenylyltransferase gives MKIGLYFGSFNPIHLGHLILANYIVEYLDIDHIWFVVSPKNPLKKKGGLLDYVHRMNMVRLAIHNYKKMSVSDIESGHSPSYTFHTLNVIRKKYPEDKFTILIGKDTLYSMYKWKNYNNILNKYNIFVYPRIMKHYLFHYNNFKQKNIYFLKAPIIEISSSFIRHSIRIGKNMKSMLQTKVWKYMEEHNFYKIK, from the coding sequence ATGAAAATAGGACTTTATTTTGGATCGTTTAACCCAATTCATTTAGGACATCTAATTCTTGCTAATTATATAGTAGAATATTTGGATATAGATCATATATGGTTTGTTGTTTCTCCAAAAAATCCATTAAAAAAAAAAGGAGGACTATTAGATTATGTTCATAGGATGAATATGGTTCGTCTTGCTATCCATAATTATAAAAAAATGAGTGTTTCAGATATCGAATCTGGACATTCTCCTTCTTATACATTTCATACACTTAATGTGATAAGAAAAAAATATCCGGAGGATAAATTTACTATTTTAATAGGAAAGGATACTCTATATTCTATGTATAAATGGAAAAATTATAACAATATTTTAAATAAATATAATATTTTCGTTTACCCCCGTATAATGAAACATTATTTGTTTCATTATAATAATTTTAAACAAAAAAATATCTATTTTTTGAAAGCTCCTATTATTGAAATATCTTCTTCTTTTATTCGACATTCTATTAGAATCGGTAAAAATATGAAATCTATGCTTCAAACCAAAGTATGGAAATATATGGAGGAACACAATTTTTACAAAATAAAATAG
- a CDS encoding porin produces MKKTKIIFIFLVFFYPLHNNRMHSEIKKKVKEEEINPTHGFNLHIDFSNSIQNKIKDELFDEYLFLSDDLKLDFKGKPDNKHTTFRFVQKFEIKDKNKNEDKVDKNDLSYSYNYLSPLIDLAYIKYNLNKKLSFVIGKQYPTFKEIESNINFHRYPKKFKNKDNPFGINIIYKPIKNQEIQLQIVKSNSMKYYYNIPTKVNYVIVDNPIGFSLGLNWSLFNKIIRNKWSYSIFQEDEKDRYWKYIALESGFHLKSFSLDVNYMFSDEDRERDDLISQIIRLCQDNDKFIVSIKSKTYLIQAQYDFFPQWRLLAKGAYETESFKRNIDELYDLVVENKEFKREYSYLGCIEYYPYKPNKENLKFYVSYERHKMNYINMIKRYCKNHKDDHIVSFGLKYRIKLI; encoded by the coding sequence ATGAAAAAAACAAAAATAATTTTTATTTTTTTAGTATTTTTTTATCCTTTGCATAATAATAGAATGCATAGTGAAATAAAAAAAAAGGTAAAGGAAGAAGAAATCAATCCAACTCATGGATTCAATCTTCACATAGATTTTTCAAATAGTATTCAAAATAAAATAAAAGATGAATTGTTTGATGAATATTTATTTTTATCTGATGACCTTAAATTAGATTTTAAAGGAAAACCGGATAATAAACATACAACTTTTCGTTTCGTACAAAAATTCGAGATTAAGGATAAAAATAAAAATGAGGATAAGGTGGATAAAAATGATTTATCCTACTCCTACAATTATCTATCTCCATTAATTGATTTAGCTTATATAAAATATAATTTAAATAAAAAATTATCTTTTGTAATAGGAAAACAATATCCTACTTTTAAAGAAATAGAATCAAATATAAATTTTCATCGTTATCCTAAAAAATTCAAGAATAAGGATAATCCTTTTGGGATAAATATAATTTATAAACCAATAAAAAATCAAGAAATACAATTACAAATTGTTAAAAGTAATAGCATGAAATATTATTATAATATACCTACTAAAGTAAATTATGTGATAGTTGATAATCCTATTGGTTTTTCTTTAGGTTTGAATTGGAGTTTATTTAATAAAATTATTCGTAATAAATGGTCTTATTCTATTTTTCAAGAAGATGAAAAAGATAGATATTGGAAATATATAGCATTAGAAAGTGGGTTTCATTTGAAATCTTTTTCTCTAGATGTCAATTACATGTTTAGTGATGAAGATCGAGAACGAGATGATTTAATTAGTCAAATAATTCGTTTATGCCAGGATAACGATAAATTTATCGTATCTATAAAATCAAAAACTTATTTAATTCAAGCCCAGTATGATTTTTTTCCTCAATGGAGGTTATTAGCTAAAGGAGCATATGAGACTGAATCTTTTAAGAGAAACATAGATGAGCTTTATGATTTGGTTGTTGAAAATAAAGAATTTAAGAGAGAATATTCATACTTAGGATGTATAGAATATTATCCTTACAAACCGAATAAAGAAAATCTAAAGTTTTATGTTTCATATGAAAGACATAAAATGAATTATATAAATATGATTAAAAGATACTGCAAAAATCATAAGGATGATCATATTGTATCTTTTGGATTGAAATATCGTATCAAATTAATTTAA